The following are encoded together in the Salvelinus alpinus chromosome 29, SLU_Salpinus.1, whole genome shotgun sequence genome:
- the LOC139558856 gene encoding transcription and mRNA export factor ENY2 produces MSKDSQMRAAINQKLIEMGERDRLKELLRAKLVECGWKDQLKAHCKDVIREKGLEHITVEDLVAEITPKGRALVPDSVKKELLQRIKTFLAQHSTL; encoded by the exons ATGAGCAAAGATTCACAAATGAGGGCAGCAATAAATCAGAAATTAATTGAAATGGGGGAACGGGATCG GTTGAAAGAATTGCTCAGGGCGAAGCTGGTAGAATGTGGGTGGAAGGATCAGTTGAAAGCACACTGCAAAG ATGTTATCAGAGAAAAGGGCTTGGAACACATAACAGTGGAGGACCTGGTAGCAGAAATCACACCAAAAGGAAGAG CACTTGTACCAGATAGTGTGAAGAAGGAACTATTACAGAGAATCAAAACTTTTTTAGCTCAACACTCTACCTTGTGA